TAAAAGTTAAAATTTTGTTGTCTGAAACTACCAGTTTAATTCGATTTAAGTTCGGAATCTCTTCTACTTTTTGCGAGAGAATTCTTTTGTACGATTGGAACCAAAGTTGCTACAAAATAGAAAAAGACATTAGTTACTTTTAAGGTGAATAAAATTTAGCCGTACAATAAAGATGTCTACTGTTAAGGACAGTTTGGATGTATTGAATAGGAGGTATGATATATGTATAATAGGAGAAGGGAATGTCGGgatatcttcatttttgTATTCATATATCTACAGGACATACATTGACGATACTGCTTTAGAAATTGAGGAATTGCTCACGAAAACAGTTTGGAGAGGATCACGGTCTTATGATATCTCGATATTGGGAGGATCAGCAACTCAGGAATATTACCTGAGTAGCAGAAAACAGCAAATCCGAAATACTACGGCGTTGATATTTGCTTATAGCGTAGCTGATAGACAGTCGTTTGCAGAGCTTGAAGATTTATTCGAAAGGACAATGTTCGTACGAAAAGATGTACCACctttcattattgttgGTTTGAGGTCAGATATGGATACCGAGAGACAGGTAACATACGAGGAAGGATACAGTTTGTGCAAGCAATTAGGAGGGATCAAATTTCAAGAGTGCAGTGCCAGGGATGATGTTGGTATTATAGAGGCATTCGATCCAATAATAGATGCTGTCTTGTCGATTAAATATGATAAAGacaaaaagaaaaaggGCGCAATCATAAACAAAAAGGGAGCCAAAGCAAAGAATGCATCAAAAGCAACGATTCCAAAAGCTGCTGTGAAGTTGAGCAAGTCAACGAAGAACGAATCTCGGGATGAGAAAAAAACTGAGGAAAACGAATATCGACAATCAAACCTACCATTATCAACTAACACATCCCTGGCATCAGAAAGTAGAACAAAGAACTATAGTCTGCTTGAATCTAAGAGAGGCTTACAAAAGCAAGGATGTTGCACTATTACATGAGTTGTTGATATGGATCATGCGAGAGATCTCTAGCATGAACATTTGCATAGAATAGCATAAGATagatttcaaaagaatcaatGGAAGCATAGTTTATACAAGGCgttaaattattagaatattaatagaCATCTTCAAATCATATATAACTAGATAAGTAGTTGTACTAAACTGTAGAAAACATTACCGTAGCACCCCTCCACGAAAATATTAATCTATCTAAACATGTTAGATGGCCGCATCATCGGAAATGTGCGAGAAACCACGGAATTGCTCTTGCATTTCAGATGTAAGAACAGTCTCCACTGGTGTTAGTCTTGGGGTTTCAGAAGTGAATTCTTGGTCAAAGTTCGAATAATCATGTTCCGACGAAACTTCAGGCAAATATGGTGCTTGGATACGacaattcaatatatcatcaaaattgaCATCTTGGAAATATGAATGTTCCATGATTTCTTCTGCATCTCTTTCACCACTACCAAGACGGTTAGCAGGGTCTTTTGTCAACAAGGCTTGCAATACCAATACAGTTTGACGAGGCATACTAATTGGGTATTTCACATCATCGTGCTCAATAGCATTGAAaacttcatcatcatcgtcacCCTTAAATGGCGATTGACATAACAACATTTGGAATAATAAGACACCAAATGCCCACCAATCAACGCTTCTTTCGTATTGTTTTCCAGCAATGATTTCAGGTGCCATAAATACAGGAGTACCACAGAACGTACCAGTAGTACTTTTATGCCACATATTCTCTTTACATAAACCATAGTCAGCAATCTTTATATGGCCCTTCGTAGTCAATAAGATATTATCCAATTTTAAATCACGATAGACAATACCGTTGTCATGGAAATACTTTAAAGCAAGCAAGACTTCACAGGCATAGAACTTGGCCCTCTTTGCAGAGAACCGagatttttgaatatgCCACATCAAGTCACCACCTGAAATATATTCCAtaacaaaatatatacGATTTTCAGTTTGGAAACAGCAAtgcaaattcaataaaaatggATGCATTTCTTTATTAGCTGTCAAAAATACTCTCTTTTCAGAAGTGACACTATCAGCCTCATCATTCTCCACAATAAAATCCTTCTTTAAGACTTTAATAGCACATAAATTCTGTGTGTGTCTTGACTCAGCTAGCATGACTTTACCAAAATTACCTTTACCGAGCACTGcaaggaattgaaaatcGTCCAAGCCGATCTTTCTTCTACGACGCTTTGGCTTGTGTGGTACAGCTCCTTTTGATTGGGGTACTTCAGACTTTTGTTGAGTTTGATAATCTGCCTGAGGTTCTTTATGTTCTGGTTTTTGAGGAATCTCTGGCACcataattttattattattattatagtCGAAATTATCGAAGTGGGACTTATCATTCTCGATTGGGTTTGCAAATGGGTTATCAATTTGCATATCAGTTGGCTCATTAGGCTCATTAGATTCCTTCGTTCCTCTAGATTCTGGAATGTCTAGATCGCCATGTTTCATTTCTTCCGATTTCGAGGACATGAAAGTGTAGTCATGGTCATATGATTCtgatttttcttgatctaAGTCATTAGTAGATTCCTTAGAGAGATCATTTGGTGGTGGACGTCTACCAGTTGGTTTATATTGCGATTCTATTGgtttttggaattgatttttAGTTTCAGTTGGTAATCTTGAGGCGTAATATTTCTCTTGCTCATCATCGGAAATATTCTGTAAAGTATCTGATTTAGAATCTGATGTCGagcttgaaaattttgatgcCTCAGATGATGCATTCGGTTGATCAGCAAGAGGAGCAGCCGGAGGTGGTGGTAATGGCTTACCAGGAGTTCTTGTTGATTTTATAGTAGTGAGAATTTTGTTTGCCATCTCCATAGACATACCACAGAAGTCTGGAACCAAATGTGTACAATGAGCATGACACATAACACCACATTCGGAACATTTACGGACATTTTTACGTCCCCATGGCAAGATATAACCACAATGGCAACACCATTTTGTACCATGATTGGTAACAGGATCAAATCTATGTGGAATGCGGTGATTTAATTTCGCCTCATCTGGATCAAGATCATTACTTGATTTAGAAATACATTTTGTAACCactttttgaaaacatTTTTTGTGACAAAGAAACTTACAATCTTGACATTGAAATCCAGTGTAACGTAAAAACTCTCCACAAAATGCACAGCACataatattatagaattGTTTTTGAACAAACTGATGTCCATGTTGTTTGaatacttcttcttttttctcACGAATAGCACCATGACGACCAAGGGCTCCCATAAATTGTCTGTTCCCTGCTTGGTTTGATTTATCTAAGCTTACGCTAACAAGAACTTGACCTACTGGCTCCAAACTTAACCACGTATTAATTTGAACTTGCTTCGTCTCACCAGAAACAGGCGAGTCCATATTACTAGGAATGTTGGAATTGTAATTCTTAGGGCTACCATTAAATGTAGATGTTGTATTTGAAGTTGCTCCGAACTCTGAGCCAGAGGGATAATTATCATTGTGCTGCTTGCTATTGTTATTTGGCAAGTTAGAAGCTAACACCCAGCCTTCACTCCCTACTTCTTGAGCAACCTTTTTCTTACGGATCTCTTCAGATATGTCAGAAAGCAATGCCCATGTAACAGCTACTGGCACTAAGACTGAACCAGACTTATCATACACAGAAAACTCAATTTCGTTTCCCTTATCAATGTCAATatgaaattcttcattccATTTACCTGAACGTGTACCACGAGTCTTGGCCCTTTCAACGtcatcaattttgataGAAACAACGGACTCTGGTctctttgaaaaagttgGGGAAGCAATATGATCAATATCCCTGATACAAGTAACGCTAATGTTTAATTTACCACTAAATGCCTTACTCGCATATTTCGGAGTATTCATAATCTCCATATCACGAGTCACATCTTCGACGTCAATGTGCATGTCCTGGTATCTTTTTAACGACTTGTTAAGTAATTGGATCCTTTGATCACTCTCTAAGCGGCCAGTGTCAGCAACAATACTACTCGATTTATCACCATCTAATCTGTATAAATGAGAAATCTTTTCGTTGGCTTCTCTATACTGGTTTTCCACCTGTAATTTGAATTGCAACTGCTGCAACATGTACAGAATCCTATGCCCAAGCGAAGGGCAATCATACTTGATTAAATCAAACCTTGAATATACAGGTTTTTTACCCGATTCATTTGATTCTTCCTTCGTCCGCAGTTCAGCCTCACTTTTCTGTAAAGAAAGTTTAGACAATGTTTTCTGAAGGTAATCTATATTAGACTGTGTCTCTCTTATTTGGTTATTACATCTTTGAATTACCTCGCCATTATCCGTATTTCGTTTCAAAGCTTGGAACCCTTGGATAAGtttcttttctctttcaattttaccATTGATATCATGTAAAACCTGTTGGTTCTTAGGCTCCGTCATTGGCAATTATACgataatttaattcaatatgaTTCAATTCAAACACCCCAGGTTGTAGTGGTGTATGTAATAGCTGTGTTTTTGTAGCTATGGTCAATTAGATCAATAGATCAATCAAGATCAAGATCAGCGtttattccaataatacTATAAAACTCGTCCTGAATTGAACGTGTATTTCAGAAAATACTATATTGATTGTACGACTCAGTAAAGATGTTGCGTTCTTTACCTTTGATTGTCAAATATATCGATTTAACTAAAGCAGTAGATGTTTATTAGAACTTGTTCTAAACAACAATAATCTGTAGATTTGTGTTGACAATTTACTGCTAGGGGGATTGACGCACgtgatatatataattacCTGATTTGGAAAGTCGGTATTAAAGGCCATGAATACTATTTACTAttacaacaacaattaCAGTCAGGGACCGGACAAACATAATGCTTCGAGAACCATTCTTCTGCGTGGTATACGTGCGACCCATGGTTACAGCTCAAGCAAAAACTGAACCATTCTCTAAggttattttcaattcttccaCTGGTAGTATCATCGTTTACTCGATCTCTCGAGTCCATAGGAATGGGATTCCCTAGAGTAAGTAGACAAACAGCACATCTAGGCAATGGGGCACCACAATGGGGACATGATTTAAAGTTGTGTTTCATCTTCTTAAGattcattttattaaattgtttGAGGAGGGCAGAAGGATTATTCGTGTTGGCCCCGGTATTACCACTCGAGGATGCATTATTTCGGCCCAAGTTATTTGTTCTTGGCTTCGATAGGTTCTTGTTACACTTGTTACATTGTAGATATACTTGCTTTGGAGCTGGCTTGATAGTTAACTGACCCGCATTATTTTTGGAGAGTTTTGTACGGGCAACGTCGAATTTAGCTCTGGTACTAAACATGCCCCAACTGTTGAGCAAGGATCGATAACAATCGGCCCAGTGATTCACTCTTACATCGCTGAAATATCGTGGACATCCAAAAGCCGATATTAATGCTGCAGTTTGCGCATCACTAGTTCTATCAACGTATGATTGCAACAAATCGATCCCCTTAGGAGTTATACCTGTCAATATCAATCCCTCCAATTCACCTTTGGCGATAACGGTATCAGCAAttctattcaaataaaccGTCAAATCTTTGTCCGATAGAAATCGAAGAGCAACCCCAAGCCTTTCTTTCAAAGGTAATGAGTGTTCATCCAAAACATCCCACCAGTCATTATCAGCTATAAATGCAAAAATTGCCCTCAAGTAAGGGTCGTCTAATTCTGAGGCCATTTTACGGCACTGGTCTTTCCATGGACTATTAATGTTAGAGCTCTTATATGCTAAATAACCAGCAACTGCTGTAGACATTAATCTTAACCTTTCCTTTTTAGACGATGctaatatttcaatagcCTTTTCCACATTTCCGTGAAAGACTGCCCATCCAGCAGCCTTTTCATATTGACCCCACGAAATCAAGAGatctaatttttcttcaaattcagaaTCTGCCAAATACCAACCTGATACTATCAAGCATAGTTTTCTTTGGGCTTTCTTTTCACTGTtacttgaaatatttatgCTGGCTGTTTTCTCCCCCTTTGACGATACTATTGTCTTAACTACGTGAGAGAATAATTGATCTGTTATATGACCCATATCTTTCCGAAACCTGTTTTGATCATTAATTTCAGCAGCACCCTTCCAAATTCCCAATACACCTTGATACCCTAAATCCAAACCTTCCGCTATCATTGTTCCTTTATCAAGAGACTTCTTAGCCAAGGTGAGCCATTTCCAGGTGTTCTTTAAAAATACCTGGGTATCTATACCGTCGAATTTTTCCAAGACTTTGATATTTTTCTCACAATCAATTCCATAGCCTAATAAcgatcttcttctaatcGTACTACATATGTCATTCATCATAACTTCGGAAGTATAAAGAAAGGTATTTAGAGGGAtaaaatcttcatcttctcTGCTGTATCTAATCAAATTCTCTTCCCTTCCATAGTTAGCAACTACACTATCGTCATCAATAGTAGagtcaatttcttcagaataatcttcttgattaatatctcttaattcattattcatcaaaatctcgctattttttttcatattcgTACCATCTTGAAGAGTCtcatcattcaaaaacTTTGTAAGGGTTCCTTCCGGTCCCGCAATTgagaattcattatatgaatTGAAATCCATAGATTCAATACACTCTTCAACTGGCATTCTAAACACAGAGCCTGACTGTCTCATGCAAAcaaaatttgttgaagtattagaagaaatatcagaCGAGTAATCGAAGGAAATTACTCTTTCGTAGTCAGTTTTAACATCTAATACCATTGACACGAAGAGAGATTCTTGGCTAGCTTTGTATAATTGCGAGGATTGTCTTTTTAACGACTGCAATACGTTATTATCCTTCGTGATCTTTGGTTTATTCTCTTGTAGTTCTTTTGATTGAGGTATTATCCCAGTATGCCATCTTCTAATTAAATCTCCATTGAACACTGCTGAAAATTCACCTCGTCTAACAGTCGAATATCTAACACATGGGCCGTGATTTTTCCTCGAAGAGTCGCTTAGCAACTTATTAAATTGTAACACCGGCGTTTCAGTAATAACGTTGCTGCTCAGAGAAGTCTTAGATCTTGACGTATTCCCATTCAATTTCCTTCTATCCCAAATGGCCAATGACCCATCTTCACTGAATGACAGGAACAAATGTGACTGAAAATGATCTATTGTAATACCCAATGTACACTTGGTTGCCATTTGGAAAGTCGGTACATCTGTACGCAAATCCACTTCTcttaaaaatttataactACCAGCTAATAAATTACTATCGTGATCAGGATAAAATGTAGACGATAAGATAGCTTCATTAGGGATATATGAATATGTTGGTCGTTTGATGTGgtcattattactatttcTCGAATAATGCTCTATATTCCAGATTTGCAAACTATTATCTTGTCTACCTTTGTCAAATCCTGCTGCCACCATCcctttattattaaatgaaaGCGAATTGCATGGTCTACTCTGTTTAGGTCGAAGTTTCAAGATTGACGAATTATTCGACGTTATATCAAATATGCAAACAGTGCCATTAATTTGGCCCACACTTGTTAGACCTACGTCGTAATACGAATATGCACTGCATTGAATATTACTGAATCCTGGTCGATTATTAACTTTCttaatatcattagatTCACATGAGGGATCTTCATGGTTAGTTTGATAAAGAAGTACTTCATCTCCAATTGGATTAACAGCAAGAAACCTTTGTTCGTACCCAACATCCCAGTTGAGGGTCCTTACAATTGATCCACTCATTTGTGTTGTATTGATTTACTTATCTTAAATGTAGctgataatataaaacCGCCTATATATTTCGATACGCGAACTCACTACTTTTTACTGTCACTCAATATAAACAATgtatttaaatgaaatatacaaaacatatatattgttgttgattaGACATGCACATCAGCTAATCATACGAATCACATTGCAATGTATTACAATgtattaaaataaataactaAAATTTCCGAATTAGCGAACTAAAATGTTTATCACCTTTATAGCTTAGGCCTCCACTGAGGACattctatttatattttgctCTTCTTTAGatacaataaatttaaCTGTATTggttaaatttttaaacCCTTTATCAGTACCCTTTAATTTACTTAAATGTAATGATGAggaattcttcaaattgatGATCTCGATCTTAAACCTCAACCTACGACCACCTGAATATCTTGCCGGAATAACACCACTAATCATGCCAAAGTCTTCATCTATGTCAACTTTACTTACTGatccttcaattttctttaattctaaCGTATCCTTAATTACGCGAGTCAATTCACTGGATTGTAATGTAGAATCTAAAACGCAGAAATTCTTagtttcattatcatccaaCTTGtcagaattgaattttctgATCAATGACTTTCGTTTTTCACCTTTTGGGGTTTTGCTATTGGCTGTCAaagaatttataaatttcatGAACCAATTAGATTTACTCGAATCATTGTAATTATCATTTAGTTTCTGCTGCTTATCAAACTTGGAAGATACCGAGATCCTGGAAAATCTATTATGACCTTGAGACTTTTCGTCGTCCCACTTAAAACCTGGGGGTTTAGGGGCTTCTCTCTTCGgtttcaatttattgaagattgaaTTATGCCTTTGATTTGATTCTTCGGATTTAACCTCAGAATGctttatttctttattttcttcaaccaCCGAATTCTTGTCACGAATTTTTGGTAGATTCATTGTACTAAAAATTTGTGTAGAAGCAGTAGATTTCCTTAAATCAGTCCCTGTTTGTAATCTATCAGAATCTTGTAATTGTTGGTCGTTTTGTTGATTATGATCATGTTCATGTTGCTCTTGGCCATCTTCCTGATTGTATTCGTGATTATTTTCATGATCGTATTCGTGGTTGTATTCCTGCTGGTCTCCATGTTGACTGAATTGATCATCGATTTCGTCTTCATACTCGTCACCAAaatctttttgattatCCGTAATTGTTGgtgaatatttattatcattcaGTTGAATTTCAGATCTGTTTTCAATCATATTGGTATCAGCAATCGAGGAGGAATCTAAAATATCAATGTTACTCGATCCATCTGCAGCAAAAGAAAGGTCATTGTCTGAATCTATTGAATTAATCCTATCGTCTCTAAGTATGCTCTGACGTTCCCGTGTCTGTTTCTCTGAAGGAATGTTATCATCAGTTTCGCCAAGTTCTTGTGTGTTTGTTTCTGATTTTGGTTTTTTATCATTGTATAGTTTTGCATAATCTTTATACATCGATTTGATAGAATCTTGAAAGGATTTATCCTCTTTGTCATTTTCTACCAATGTTTCTTTAGAACCTTCCAAATTACCTAGATAACTCGACTTACGTTTATTTCTCTGATCAACATTAGTATTCAAAACTTCTTGttgttttgaaattgtaGTGTTTGAAACAGTGGTATTCGCATGATCATCCTTCAATACAGAATTAGCATGACTAAGACTTATTgcattttcttcaagagTTGTATTATCTTGTGAATCATCAGCAGTATCTGATAAGTTTACAGATATAAAATTAGAATCACAGTATTCACTATTTTGTGATACTTTTCTGCTAGTCTTACCTTGATGGTTCTGTACAATACCTAAACCAAGTAAATTTGTGgatgatttttttaatgatCCAGTTTCCAGTTTTAAATGACTAGTTTGGGGATCTTCTTCTATTATTCTTGATGATATAGGCTCCTTCTGGTTAACGCTCTTTCTTACAACTGTACCGGATGACACCAAATTATTCTGAATCGTAACATCAGGGTTAtcaaatcttgaatttaataatccATTGAAGGAGAATCTTGAGAACCTTGGGTTTGGAATTAATCCATTCTTTCTAGTTTCGATTGTT
This is a stretch of genomic DNA from Debaryomyces hansenii CBS767 chromosome G complete sequence. It encodes these proteins:
- a CDS encoding DEHA2G13904p (similar to uniprot|P24583 Saccharomyces cerevisiae YBL105C PKC1 Protein Kinase C), with protein sequence MTEPKNQQVLHDINGKIEREKKLIQGFQALKRNTDNGEVIQRCNNQIRETQSNIDYLQKTLSKLSLQKSEAESRTKEESNESGKKPVYSRFDLIKYDCPSLGHRISYMLQQLQFKLQVENQYREANEKISHLYRLDGDKSSSIVADTGRLESDQRIQLLNKSLKRYQDMHIDVEDVTRDMEIMNTPKYASKAFSGKLNISVTCIRDIDHIASPTFSKRPESVVSIKIDDVERAKTRGTRSGKWNEEFHIDIDKGNEIEFSVYDKSGSVLVPVAVTWALLSDISEEIRKKKVAQEVGSEGWVLASNLPNNNSKQHNDNYPSGSEFGATSNTTSTFNGSPKNYNSNIPSNMDSPVSGETKQVQINTWLSLEPVGQVLVSVSLDKSNQAGNRQFMGALGRHGAIREKKEEVFKQHGHQFVQKQFYNIMCCAFCGEFLRYTGFQCQDCKFLCHKKCFQKVVTKCISKSSNDLDPDEAKLNHRIPHRFDPVTNHGTKWCCHCGYILPWGRKNVRKCSECGVMCHAHCTHLVPDFCGMSMEMANKILTTIKSTRTPGKPLPPPPAAPLADQPNASSEASKFSSSTSDSKSDTLQNISDDEQEKYYASRLPTETKNQFQKPIESQYKPTGRRPPPNDLSKESTNDLDQEKSESYDHDYTFMSSKSEEMKHGDLDIPESRGTKESNEPNEPTDMQIDNPFANPIENDKSHFDNFDYNNNNKIMVPEIPQKPEHKEPQADYQTQQKSEVPQSKGAVPHKPKRRRRKIGLDDFQFLAVLGKGNFGKVMLAESRHTQNLCAIKVLKKDFIVENDEADSVTSEKRVFLTANKEMHPFLLNLHCCFQTENRIYFVMEYISGGDLMWHIQKSRFSAKRAKFYACEVLLALKYFHDNGIVYRDLKLDNILLTTKGHIKIADYGLCKENMWHKSTTGTFCGTPVFMAPEIIAGKQYERSVDWWAFGVLLFQMLLCQSPFKGDDDDEVFNAIEHDDVKYPISMPRQTVLVLQALLTKDPANRLGSGERDAEEIMEHSYFQDVNFDDILNCRIQAPYLPEVSSEHDYSNFDQEFTSETPRLTPVETVLTSEMQEQFRGFSHISDDAAI
- a CDS encoding DEHA2G13882p (weakly similar to uniprot|P01119 Saccharomyces cerevisiae YOR101W RAS1 GTPase involved in G-protein signaling in the adenylate cyclase activating pathway plays a role in cell proliferation) codes for the protein MSTVKDSLDVLNRRYDICIIGEGNVGISSFLYSYIYRTYIDDTALEIEELLTKTVWRGSRSYDISILGGSATQEYYSSSRKQQIRNTTALIFAYSVADRQSFAELEDLFERTMFVRKDVPPFIIVGLRSDMDTERQVTYEEGYSLCKQLGGIKFQECSARDDVGIIEAFDPIIDAVLSIKYDKDKKKKGAIINKKGAKAKNASKATIPKAAVKLSKSTKNESRDEKKTEENEYRQSNLPLSTNTSSASESRTKNYSSLESKRGLQKQGCCTIT
- a CDS encoding DEHA2G13926p (similar to uniprot|P38164 Saccharomyces cerevisiae YBL104C): MSGSIVRTLNWDVGYEQRFLAVNPIGDEVLLYQTNHEDPSCESNDIKKVNNRPGFSNIQCSAYSYYDVGLTSVGQINGTVCIFDITSNNSSILKLRPKQSRPCNSLSFNNKGMVAAGFDKGRQDNSLQIWNIEHYSRNSNNDHIKRPTYSYIPNEAILSSTFYPDHDSNLLAGSYKFLREVDLRTDVPTFQMATKCTLGITIDHFQSHLFSSFSEDGSLAIWDRRKLNGNTSRSKTSSSSNVITETPVLQFNKLLSDSSRKNHGPCVRYSTVRRGEFSAVFNGDLIRRWHTGIIPQSKELQENKPKITKDNNVLQSLKRQSSQLYKASQESLFVSMVLDVKTDYERVISFDYSSDISSNTSTNFVCMRQSGSVFRMPVEECIESMDFNSYNEFSIAGPEGTLTKFLNDETLQDGTNMKKNSEILMNNELRDINQEDYSEEIDSTIDDDSVVANYGREENLIRYSREDEDFIPLNTFLYTSEVMMNDICSTIRRRSLLGYGIDCEKNIKVLEKFDGIDTQVFLKNTWKWLTLAKKSLDKGTMIAEGLDLGYQGVLGIWKGAAEINDQNRFRKDMGHITDQLFSHVVKTIVSSKGEKTASINISSNSEKKAQRKLCLIVSGWYLADSEFEEKLDLLISWGQYEKAAGWAVFHGNVEKAIEILASSKKERLRLMSTAVAGYLAYKSSNINSPWKDQCRKMASELDDPYLRAIFAFIADNDWWDVLDEHSLPLKERLGVALRFLSDKDLTVYLNRIADTVIAKGELEGLILTGITPKGIDLLQSYVDRTSDAQTAALISAFGCPRYFSDVRVNHWADCYRSLLNSWGMFSTRAKFDVARTKLSKNNAGQLTIKPAPKQVYLQCNKCNKNLSKPRTNNLGRNNASSSGNTGANTNNPSALLKQFNKMNLKKMKHNFKSCPHCGAPLPRCAVCLLTLGNPIPMDSRDRVNDDTTSGRIENNLREWFSFCLSCNHGSHVYHAEEWFSKHYVCPVPDCNCCCNSK